A window of the Arachis duranensis cultivar V14167 chromosome 5, aradu.V14167.gnm2.J7QH, whole genome shotgun sequence genome harbors these coding sequences:
- the LOC127747497 gene encoding uncharacterized protein LOC127747497 has protein sequence GDHVFLKVTPTTGVGKAIKAKKLNPRYISAFQILERIGPVAYRMALPPHLSNLHDVFHVSQLQKYTPDASHVLEPESVQLRENLTLSVAPVRIDDTSIKRLRGKEVSLVKVAWSRGTVEEHTWELESEMRTDYPYLF, from the coding sequence ggagaccatgttttccttaaggttactccgaccacgggagtaggtaaggcgattaaagcaaagaagttgaatcctcgatacattagtgcatttcaaatcctggagaggattggaccggtggcgtatcggatggctctaccacctcatctttcgaacctgcacgacgtatttcacgtgtcgcagcttcagaagtacactcctgatgctagccatgtgttggaacctgagtcggttcagttaagggaaAATTTGACGCTTTCAGTGGCtccagtcagaattgatgatactagtatcaaacggttgcgtggaaaagaggtttcattagtcaaagtggcatggagtcgaggcactgttgaggaacacacttgggaacttgagtcggagatgcgaacggattatccgtATTTATTCTaa